A region from the Benincasa hispida cultivar B227 chromosome 12, ASM972705v1, whole genome shotgun sequence genome encodes:
- the LOC120067051 gene encoding myosin-13-like isoform X2: MFKSARWRSEKNKIKAEFKLQFYVTKVSQPVVDALTLSVVPGDVGKPTARLDQVTVRDGSCKWETSVYETVKFVRDTKSGKINDKIYYFLVSMGRAKSRVFGEVSINLADYADATKSSSVSLPLKNSKSDAVLHVLIQKLQAKIEPREVEDFDNVSVRSQETNLKSYLSNGEMDKSTKNNCTEDEQISKSPHDFELNGDCRESSGSDITLSSSESSSGLDTPREHRARNNNHLQPVTLSSVPHKPETFLSTSTNKENQRSKSMWSLGSDHGVSIDESSDDMPLVESSGPVSMSEKVTDIEIEKLKAELVGFSRQVEVSELELQTLRKQIVKESKRGQDLSKEIVILKEERDSLRMECERLKAKSKNNVDLEDQKMEVLLEEMKEELNQEKELNINLRLQLQKTQKSNDELILAMRDLEEMLEQKNGDRVHLYDRSRFSENTEEFYNSVSKCESEDDDEQKALEKLVKQHSNANETFLLEQKVIDLYSEVEFYKREKDELEMHMEQLALDYEILKQENHGMSYKLEQCELQEKLDMKEECTPSATIVELETQIEHLDRELKQRSKDFSDSLSTIKELEAHIQALEEELEQQAEKFVADLEDMTRAKIEQEQRAILAEEDLRKTRWRNANTAERLQEELKRLSMQIASTFNANEKVAAKAVAESIELQLQKIQLDEKLASANKELQSIKREHEAKLCELTNVVDLQTSQIEQMFLELHTKSKLLDQQEIQKEVCESLSREILLLKYEVERLTTENRLLKESESLIQNKNMERNHLVTTIALIMKEGEKFQNELNRIRQRKDEHEISIGCLQTELEVLRDHYSDLKHSLVEGEIEKDKLRHQVFQLNDDLKKLKEFNGADMLWYSEEHTSACDRTEATTESNKYTPSESSPKEVAALREKIELLEISLKEDAIESLASRILEKAMDFQHTIEELESKLAEVVPTSPCQEINIHPTNFERTSDAPKDTVVNQGQNTNSSSSIEYGNAASAGRNDRISAETELKACKLDNSDNNCDNFSTELALLRERNKLMESELNEMQERYSEISLKFAEVEGERQQLVMTLRSLKNYKKN; the protein is encoded by the exons ATGTTCAAGTCGGCGAGATGGAGGAGTGAGAAGAATAAGATTAAGGCGGAATTTAAGTTGCAGTTTTATGTCACTAAA GTGTCACAGCCAGTGGTGGATGCATTGACGTTATCCGTTGTTCCAGGAGATGTGGGAAAGCCAACTGCAAGATTAGATCAAGTTACAGTTCGTGATGGAAGTTGCAAATGGGAAACTTCAGTTTATGAAACAGTCAAGTTCGTGCGGGACACAAAATCTGGGAAAATCAATGACAAAATCTATTATTTCCTCGTCTCGATG GGACGAGCAAAATCCAGGGTGTTTGGGGAGGTTTCTATCAACTTAGCTGATTATGCCGATGCCACAAAATCTTCTTCTGTTTCTCTTCCCCTAAAGAATTCAAAGTCTGATGCGGTTTTGCAC GTTTTGATACAGAAGCTGCAGGCTAAAATTGAGCCAAG AGAGGTGGAAGATTTTGACAATGTCAGTGTTAGATCCCAGGAAACGAACTTGAAATCATATTTGAGCAATGGTGAAATGGATAAGAGCACTAAAAACAATTGCACTGAA GATGAGCAGATTAGCAAGAGCCCTCatgattttgaattaaatggTGACTGTAGAGAATCAAGTGGATCTGATATTACATTGTCAAGTTCTGAGAGCAGCTCTGGACTTGATACTCCACGAGAACATAGGGCGAGAAACAATAACCATCTTCAACCTGTTACTTTATCATCAGTTCCTCACAAACCAGAGACATTCCTTTCAACATCCACTAATAAGGAGAATCAGAGATCAAAATCAATGTGGTCCCTTGGTTCCGATCACGGAGTAAGCATAGATGAATCGTCAGATGATATGCCTCTTGTAGAAAGTTCTGGACCAGTTTCGATGTCTGAAAAAGTCACAGACATTGAGATTGAAAAGCTCAAGGCTGAGCTAGTTGGCTTTTCCAGGCAGGTAGAAGTTTCAGAATTGGAACTACAGACACTACGAAAGCAAATTGTCAAAGAAAGTAAAAGGGGTCAGGATTTGTCAAAAGAAATTGTCATTTTGAAAGAGGAGAGAGATTCACTCAGGATGGAATGCGAGAGACTCAAAGCCAAATCAAAAAACAACGTGGACTTGGAGGATCAGAAAATGGAGGTTCTTCTGGAAGAAATGAAGGAAGAACTAAACCAAGAAAAGGAACTAAATATCAATCTTCGACTACAACTCCAGAAGACCCAGAAATCTAACGATGAGTTAATTCTAGCGATGCGAGACCTCGAGGAAATGTTAGAGCAAAAAAATGGTGACAGAGTCCATCTATATGACAGATCAAGATTTTCTGAGAATACTGAAGAGTTCTATAATTCCGTCTCAAAGTGTGAATCTGAGGATGATGATGAGCAGAAGGCATTGGAAAAACTTGTTAAGCAGCATAGTAATGCAAATGAAACATTTCTTCTGGAACAAAAGGTTATTGACCTATATAGTGAAGTAGAATTCTACAAGAGAGAAAAGGATGAATTAGAAATGCATATGGAACAACTAGCACTTGACTATGAAATACTGAAACAAGAAAATCATGGCATGTCGTATAAACTGGAGCAATGTGAACTGCAGGAGAAACTTGACATGAAAGAAGAATGCACACCCTCAGCTACCATAGTAGAGCTGGAAACACAGATAGAACACTTGGATAGGGAACTTAAGCAGCGGTCAAAAGACTTCTCTGATTCTTTGAGCACCATAAAAGAACTTGAAGCACATATCCAGGCCTTGGAGGAAGAACTGGAGCAGCAAGCTGAAAAATTTGTAGCTGATCTAGAAGATATGACTCGTGCCAAAATTGAGCAGGAGCAGAGAGCCATCCTAGCAGAGGAGGACTTGAGAAAGACAAGGTGGAGAAATGCTAATACAGCTGAGAGGCTTCAAGAAGAACTCAAGAGGCTTTCAATGCAGATAGCCTCGACATTTAATGCAAATGAGAAGGTAGCTGCAAAAGCGGTGGCAGAATCTATCGAGCTGCAACTGCAGAAAATTCAATTAGATGAAAAACTTGCATCTGCTAATAAAGAGCTTCAATCAATTAAGAGGGAGCATGAGGCTAAGCTCTGTGAACTCACAAATGTGGTCGATTTGCAAACAAGTCAGATCGAACAGATGTTCTTAGAACTTCATACGAAATCCAAGCTGCTTGATCAACAGGAAATTCAAAAAGAGGTTTGTGAATCTCTCTCTCGGGAGATTTTGTTGCTCAAGTATGAAGTTGAAAGGCTCACGACAGAGAATAGGCTTCTCAAGGAAAGCGAGAGCTTGATTCAGAACAAAAACATGGAAAGAAATCACCTGGTAACAACCATTGCTTTGATTATGAAAGAAGGCGAGAAATTTCAAAACGAGTTAAATAGAATCAGGCAGAGGAAGGATGAACATGAGATATCAATTGGATGTCTACAAACAGAGTTAGAGGTGCTCAGAGATCACTACAGTGACTTAAAACATTCTTTGGTTGAAGGGGAGATAGAGAAAGATAAGCTCAGACATCAGGTCTTTCAGCTAAATGATGACTTGAAGAAGCTAAAAGAATTCAATGGTGCTGACATGCTCTGGTATAGCGAGGAACATACGTCAGCCTGTGATAGAACTGAAGCTACTACGGAAAGTAATAAGTACACTCCTTCAGAAAGTAGCCCAAAGGAAGTTGCAGCTCTAAGGGAGAAAATCGAGTTGCTTGAG ATAAGTTTGAAAGAAGACGCCATAGAATCTCTAGCTAGTAGAATTTTAGAAAAGGCGATGGATTTTCAGCACACAATTGAAGAGCTAGAGAGCAAATTGGCAGAAGTTGTTCCTACTAGCCCATGCCAAGAG ATAAATATCCATCCAACCAACTTCGAAAGGACCAGTGATGCACCCAAGGATACAGTGGTGAATCAAGGCCAAAACACAAATTCTTCATCATCCATAGAATATGGGAATGCGGCATCAGCTGGGAG GAATGACAGAATTTCGGCAGAGACAGAACTGAAAGCCTGCAAACTTGACAACAGTGACAACAATTGTGACAATTTTTCAACAGAATTAGCACTATTGAGGGAAAGAAACAAATTAATGGAAAGTGAACTAAACGAAATGCAAGAAAGATATTCAGAGATAAGTCTCAAGTTCGCAGAGGTAGAAGGTGAAAGACAACAGCTTGTAATGACTCTACGTAGTCTTAAAAATTACAAgaagaattag
- the LOC120067051 gene encoding myosin-3-like isoform X1: protein MFKSARWRSEKNKIKAEFKLQFYVTKVSQPVVDALTLSVVPGDVGKPTARLDQVTVRDGSCKWETSVYETVKFVRDTKSGKINDKIYYFLVSMGRAKSRVFGEVSINLADYADATKSSSVSLPLKNSKSDAVLHVLIQKLQAKIEPREVEDFDNVSVRSQETNLKSYLSNGEMDKSTKNNCTEDEQISKSPHDFELNGDCRESSGSDITLSSSESSSGLDTPREHRARNNNHLQPVTLSSVPHKPETFLSTSTNKENQRSKSMWSLGSDHGVSIDESSDDMPLVESSGPVSMSEKVTDIEIEKLKAELVGFSRQVEVSELELQTLRKQIVKESKRGQDLSKEIVILKEERDSLRMECERLKAKSKNNVDLEDQKMEVLLEEMKEELNQEKELNINLRLQLQKTQKSNDELILAMRDLEEMLEQKNGDRVHLYDRSRFSENTEEFYNSVSKCESEDDDEQKALEKLVKQHSNANETFLLEQKVIDLYSEVEFYKREKDELEMHMEQLALDYEILKQENHGMSYKLEQCELQEKLDMKEECTPSATIVELETQIEHLDRELKQRSKDFSDSLSTIKELEAHIQALEEELEQQAEKFVADLEDMTRAKIEQEQRAILAEEDLRKTRWRNANTAERLQEELKRLSMQIASTFNANEKVAAKAVAESIELQLQKIQLDEKLASANKELQSIKREHEAKLCELTNVVDLQTSQIEQMFLELHTKSKLLDQQEIQKEVCESLSREILLLKYEVERLTTENRLLKESESLIQNKNMERNHLVTTIALIMKEGEKFQNELNRIRQRKDEHEISIGCLQTELEVLRDHYSDLKHSLVEGEIEKDKLRHQVFQLNDDLKKLKEFNGADMLWYSEEHTSACDRTEATTESNKYTPSESSPKEVAALREKIELLERQISLKEDAIESLASRILEKAMDFQHTIEELESKLAEVVPTSPCQEINIHPTNFERTSDAPKDTVVNQGQNTNSSSSIEYGNAASAGRNDRISAETELKACKLDNSDNNCDNFSTELALLRERNKLMESELNEMQERYSEISLKFAEVEGERQQLVMTLRSLKNYKKN from the exons ATGTTCAAGTCGGCGAGATGGAGGAGTGAGAAGAATAAGATTAAGGCGGAATTTAAGTTGCAGTTTTATGTCACTAAA GTGTCACAGCCAGTGGTGGATGCATTGACGTTATCCGTTGTTCCAGGAGATGTGGGAAAGCCAACTGCAAGATTAGATCAAGTTACAGTTCGTGATGGAAGTTGCAAATGGGAAACTTCAGTTTATGAAACAGTCAAGTTCGTGCGGGACACAAAATCTGGGAAAATCAATGACAAAATCTATTATTTCCTCGTCTCGATG GGACGAGCAAAATCCAGGGTGTTTGGGGAGGTTTCTATCAACTTAGCTGATTATGCCGATGCCACAAAATCTTCTTCTGTTTCTCTTCCCCTAAAGAATTCAAAGTCTGATGCGGTTTTGCAC GTTTTGATACAGAAGCTGCAGGCTAAAATTGAGCCAAG AGAGGTGGAAGATTTTGACAATGTCAGTGTTAGATCCCAGGAAACGAACTTGAAATCATATTTGAGCAATGGTGAAATGGATAAGAGCACTAAAAACAATTGCACTGAA GATGAGCAGATTAGCAAGAGCCCTCatgattttgaattaaatggTGACTGTAGAGAATCAAGTGGATCTGATATTACATTGTCAAGTTCTGAGAGCAGCTCTGGACTTGATACTCCACGAGAACATAGGGCGAGAAACAATAACCATCTTCAACCTGTTACTTTATCATCAGTTCCTCACAAACCAGAGACATTCCTTTCAACATCCACTAATAAGGAGAATCAGAGATCAAAATCAATGTGGTCCCTTGGTTCCGATCACGGAGTAAGCATAGATGAATCGTCAGATGATATGCCTCTTGTAGAAAGTTCTGGACCAGTTTCGATGTCTGAAAAAGTCACAGACATTGAGATTGAAAAGCTCAAGGCTGAGCTAGTTGGCTTTTCCAGGCAGGTAGAAGTTTCAGAATTGGAACTACAGACACTACGAAAGCAAATTGTCAAAGAAAGTAAAAGGGGTCAGGATTTGTCAAAAGAAATTGTCATTTTGAAAGAGGAGAGAGATTCACTCAGGATGGAATGCGAGAGACTCAAAGCCAAATCAAAAAACAACGTGGACTTGGAGGATCAGAAAATGGAGGTTCTTCTGGAAGAAATGAAGGAAGAACTAAACCAAGAAAAGGAACTAAATATCAATCTTCGACTACAACTCCAGAAGACCCAGAAATCTAACGATGAGTTAATTCTAGCGATGCGAGACCTCGAGGAAATGTTAGAGCAAAAAAATGGTGACAGAGTCCATCTATATGACAGATCAAGATTTTCTGAGAATACTGAAGAGTTCTATAATTCCGTCTCAAAGTGTGAATCTGAGGATGATGATGAGCAGAAGGCATTGGAAAAACTTGTTAAGCAGCATAGTAATGCAAATGAAACATTTCTTCTGGAACAAAAGGTTATTGACCTATATAGTGAAGTAGAATTCTACAAGAGAGAAAAGGATGAATTAGAAATGCATATGGAACAACTAGCACTTGACTATGAAATACTGAAACAAGAAAATCATGGCATGTCGTATAAACTGGAGCAATGTGAACTGCAGGAGAAACTTGACATGAAAGAAGAATGCACACCCTCAGCTACCATAGTAGAGCTGGAAACACAGATAGAACACTTGGATAGGGAACTTAAGCAGCGGTCAAAAGACTTCTCTGATTCTTTGAGCACCATAAAAGAACTTGAAGCACATATCCAGGCCTTGGAGGAAGAACTGGAGCAGCAAGCTGAAAAATTTGTAGCTGATCTAGAAGATATGACTCGTGCCAAAATTGAGCAGGAGCAGAGAGCCATCCTAGCAGAGGAGGACTTGAGAAAGACAAGGTGGAGAAATGCTAATACAGCTGAGAGGCTTCAAGAAGAACTCAAGAGGCTTTCAATGCAGATAGCCTCGACATTTAATGCAAATGAGAAGGTAGCTGCAAAAGCGGTGGCAGAATCTATCGAGCTGCAACTGCAGAAAATTCAATTAGATGAAAAACTTGCATCTGCTAATAAAGAGCTTCAATCAATTAAGAGGGAGCATGAGGCTAAGCTCTGTGAACTCACAAATGTGGTCGATTTGCAAACAAGTCAGATCGAACAGATGTTCTTAGAACTTCATACGAAATCCAAGCTGCTTGATCAACAGGAAATTCAAAAAGAGGTTTGTGAATCTCTCTCTCGGGAGATTTTGTTGCTCAAGTATGAAGTTGAAAGGCTCACGACAGAGAATAGGCTTCTCAAGGAAAGCGAGAGCTTGATTCAGAACAAAAACATGGAAAGAAATCACCTGGTAACAACCATTGCTTTGATTATGAAAGAAGGCGAGAAATTTCAAAACGAGTTAAATAGAATCAGGCAGAGGAAGGATGAACATGAGATATCAATTGGATGTCTACAAACAGAGTTAGAGGTGCTCAGAGATCACTACAGTGACTTAAAACATTCTTTGGTTGAAGGGGAGATAGAGAAAGATAAGCTCAGACATCAGGTCTTTCAGCTAAATGATGACTTGAAGAAGCTAAAAGAATTCAATGGTGCTGACATGCTCTGGTATAGCGAGGAACATACGTCAGCCTGTGATAGAACTGAAGCTACTACGGAAAGTAATAAGTACACTCCTTCAGAAAGTAGCCCAAAGGAAGTTGCAGCTCTAAGGGAGAAAATCGAGTTGCTTGAG AGACAGATAAGTTTGAAAGAAGACGCCATAGAATCTCTAGCTAGTAGAATTTTAGAAAAGGCGATGGATTTTCAGCACACAATTGAAGAGCTAGAGAGCAAATTGGCAGAAGTTGTTCCTACTAGCCCATGCCAAGAG ATAAATATCCATCCAACCAACTTCGAAAGGACCAGTGATGCACCCAAGGATACAGTGGTGAATCAAGGCCAAAACACAAATTCTTCATCATCCATAGAATATGGGAATGCGGCATCAGCTGGGAG GAATGACAGAATTTCGGCAGAGACAGAACTGAAAGCCTGCAAACTTGACAACAGTGACAACAATTGTGACAATTTTTCAACAGAATTAGCACTATTGAGGGAAAGAAACAAATTAATGGAAAGTGAACTAAACGAAATGCAAGAAAGATATTCAGAGATAAGTCTCAAGTTCGCAGAGGTAGAAGGTGAAAGACAACAGCTTGTAATGACTCTACGTAGTCTTAAAAATTACAAgaagaattag
- the LOC120067052 gene encoding protein LURP-one-related 4-like, translating to MIMEAHKVFGREDRIFCPKWLKVSFSPISLFFGCEAACFPCMTADSKAETFTLWMKSLIMQGNGLTVFNGNGRIVFRIDNYDEKSSREVFLMDLRGKLLFTLRRKSIWFECDWEGFKEDGDVNREERKPFFRVKKVLRFFSKKLSCDVIFCGDESQESLCYRFEGLWGKTTFRILDSRGGLVAEAKRKQSTLGIQLGEDVLSLVLVQTNLDHSLLMALVTVYLLIQHRI from the exons ATGATCATGGAGGCCCATAAAGTATTTGGGAGAGAAGACAGAATCTTCTGTCCCAAATGGCTAAAAGTTTCATTTTCACCAATTTCTCTATTCTTTGGTTGTGAAGCTGCTTGTTTTCCTTGTATGACAGCTGATTCAAAGGCAGAAACTTTCACTCTATGGATGAAGTCTCTTATCATGCAAGGAAATGGTCTTACTGTTTTCAATGGAAATGGTCGGATCGTTTTTCGCATCGACAATTATGATGAGAAGAGCAGCCGGGAAGTTTTTTTGATGGATCTTCGAGGGAAACTTCTCTTTACGCTGCGTCGAAAG AGTATCTGGTTTGAGTGTGATTGGGAGGGCTTTAAAGAGGATGGCGATGTAAATAGAGAGGAAAGAAAGCCATTCTTTAGAGTGAAAAAGGTTCTCAGATTTTTCAGTAAAAAGTTAAGCTGTGATGTAATATTCTGTGGAGATGAATCTCAGGAAAGTTTGTGCTATAGGTTCGAAGGGTTGTGGGGCAAAACAACATTTAGAATACTAGACAGCCGTGGAGGACTTGTCGCAGAG GCAAAGAGAAAGCAATCAACTTTAGGAATTCAATTGGGAGAAGATGTTTTGAGTTTGGTCCTAGTACAGACTAATTTAGACCATTCCCTTCTCATGGCTCTTGTGACTGTGTACCTATTGATTCAACATAGAATATGA